From Roseibium alexandrii DFL-11, the proteins below share one genomic window:
- a CDS encoding cold-shock protein encodes MGVKAARDPRALEDLTEDVAVDVFEVAGTIKWFDVGKGYGFIVPDSGETDILLHVTCLRRDGFQTAYEGARVVCEVLDRPRGLQAFRILSMDESTAVHPSQLPPSRTHVQVVPETGFETATVKWFNRVKGFGFLTQGEGTEDIFIHMETLRRYGITELRPGQEVLVRFGTGPKGRMAAEIRPVGSGTHIPASH; translated from the coding sequence ATGGGGGTTAAAGCCGCACGGGATCCCCGCGCACTCGAAGACCTGACGGAAGATGTTGCCGTTGATGTATTCGAGGTTGCCGGAACGATTAAATGGTTCGACGTCGGTAAGGGCTACGGCTTTATCGTACCGGACAGTGGCGAGACAGACATTCTGCTTCACGTGACATGCCTGAGGCGGGACGGTTTCCAAACCGCTTATGAAGGTGCACGCGTAGTGTGCGAGGTATTGGACCGGCCGCGCGGGCTTCAGGCGTTTCGCATCCTTTCCATGGATGAGAGCACGGCCGTTCACCCGTCTCAATTGCCGCCCTCGCGGACCCACGTACAGGTGGTCCCTGAGACAGGCTTCGAGACCGCGACCGTCAAGTGGTTCAACCGTGTGAAGGGCTTTGGCTTCCTAACACAAGGTGAGGGGACCGAAGACATCTTCATTCACATGGAGACGCTCCGACGCTATGGCATTACCGAACTGCGGCCAGGCCAAGAGGTGCTTGTGCGCTTCGGTACCGGTCCGAAAGGACGTATGGCCGCCGAGATCCGGCCGGTTGGAAGCGGCACGCATATCCCAGCGTCTCATTGA
- a CDS encoding VOC family protein has product MRYLHTMVRVSNLEDSLDFYCNKMGMTETRRYESEQGRFTLVFLASSDDVESAKENARPVLELTYNWDPEEYTGGRNFGHLAYEVDNIYEFCEALQSKGVTINRPPRDGRMAFVRSPDNISFELLQKGQALEIREPWASMGNTGEW; this is encoded by the coding sequence ATGCGTTATTTGCACACCATGGTTCGTGTTTCCAATTTGGAAGACTCGCTCGATTTTTATTGCAACAAAATGGGCATGACCGAAACCCGCCGCTATGAAAGCGAACAGGGCCGGTTCACTCTTGTGTTCCTTGCAAGCTCTGATGACGTTGAAAGCGCGAAGGAAAACGCCCGTCCGGTTCTGGAACTTACCTATAACTGGGATCCGGAAGAATACACCGGCGGCCGCAACTTTGGTCACCTCGCGTATGAAGTCGACAACATTTATGAGTTTTGCGAGGCTTTGCAGAGCAAAGGTGTGACCATCAATCGCCCGCCGCGCGACGGCCGCATGGCATTTGTTCGCTCCCCGGACAACATCTCTTTCGAGCTTCTGCAAAAAGGCCAGGCCCTTGAAATCAGGGAACCCTGGGCGTCCATGGGCAACACTGGCGAGTGGTGA
- a CDS encoding caspase family protein, protein MFKHLIAVLVIALAGTSPALAKRVALVLGNGAYEHTVALPNPANDAEVMAGKLRGLGFDVVSGMDQTYSDMRRTVMEFAKKAYGADIAVLFYAGHGMQIAGQNLLIPVDARIEDETSIDFETISVDFIMRQMSKDVKVQMVFLDACRDNPLARTLARRMGPSRSGSVGTGLAEIKVQETGGEGSVIAFSTSPGDVALDGEGSNSPFTSALIRHIDTPNASIQTVMTRVTGDVYDATEKRQRPWVNASLIGEVFLNKQADADSQQVASLGDTAKTAPQATAPAASAAATQSTIAWEREKLVWNTVKESDTIADYEAYLSAYPEGTFKNFARNAIKRLQSGTQVASRNSTAADQATETGVATTATNLPDPKKLVAGTADTEASIGWNRTARREVQTRLNLTGNNVGRPDGAFGPKTRAGITTWQTQNGLVPSGYFTAAQYVLLTSQTEAQYAAYVAEVNRKRAAAAAAKKTRSSTTRANTATNRNQNTRQQNNNNNGGNTAGAAFMGGVVGGIIGGAIGSRY, encoded by the coding sequence ATGTTCAAACACTTGATCGCCGTGCTTGTAATTGCATTGGCAGGCACCTCACCTGCGTTGGCGAAACGCGTTGCGCTTGTACTCGGCAATGGCGCCTATGAACACACAGTCGCACTGCCAAACCCGGCCAATGATGCCGAAGTGATGGCCGGAAAACTCCGCGGCCTTGGTTTCGACGTTGTGTCCGGCATGGACCAAACCTATTCGGACATGCGCCGGACTGTCATGGAATTCGCAAAGAAGGCATATGGTGCCGACATTGCCGTCCTCTTTTATGCAGGCCACGGCATGCAGATCGCCGGCCAAAACCTTCTGATCCCGGTTGACGCCAGAATCGAAGACGAGACCTCAATCGATTTTGAGACAATCTCGGTCGACTTCATAATGCGCCAGATGTCGAAAGACGTGAAAGTGCAGATGGTGTTCCTTGACGCTTGCCGTGACAACCCGCTGGCCCGCACTCTGGCCCGCCGCATGGGGCCGAGCCGGTCCGGCAGTGTCGGGACAGGCCTTGCAGAGATCAAGGTTCAGGAGACCGGCGGTGAAGGCTCTGTGATTGCATTTTCAACCAGCCCGGGCGACGTGGCCCTCGATGGCGAAGGCAGCAACTCGCCGTTTACATCCGCTTTGATCCGTCACATCGACACACCGAACGCTTCCATTCAGACTGTCATGACCCGGGTCACTGGTGATGTTTATGACGCAACTGAAAAGCGTCAGCGCCCGTGGGTGAATGCCTCTTTGATTGGAGAGGTATTCCTGAACAAACAGGCTGATGCTGATTCTCAGCAAGTTGCGAGCCTCGGTGACACAGCCAAAACGGCACCGCAGGCGACAGCTCCGGCGGCCTCTGCCGCAGCGACCCAGTCCACGATCGCCTGGGAACGGGAGAAGCTGGTTTGGAACACCGTGAAGGAAAGCGACACGATTGCCGACTATGAAGCCTATCTGTCGGCCTATCCGGAAGGGACTTTCAAGAACTTCGCGCGGAACGCGATCAAACGCCTTCAGTCTGGAACGCAGGTTGCGTCCCGGAACTCGACAGCAGCTGACCAAGCAACAGAGACTGGTGTCGCGACGACTGCGACCAATCTTCCGGATCCGAAAAAATTGGTTGCAGGCACTGCGGATACCGAAGCGTCGATCGGCTGGAACCGCACGGCACGCCGCGAAGTCCAAACCCGGTTGAACCTCACCGGCAACAATGTCGGCCGCCCGGATGGTGCCTTCGGCCCAAAAACCCGCGCCGGTATCACTACCTGGCAGACCCAGAACGGGTTGGTTCCGAGTGGATACTTCACAGCTGCCCAGTATGTGCTGCTGACGTCTCAGACCGAGGCTCAATACGCAGCCTATGTGGCCGAAGTGAACCGCAAGCGGGCGGCAGCAGCTGCTGCCAAGAAAACCCGCAGCAGTACCACACGGGCCAACACGGCAACCAACCGTAATCAGAACACCCGCCAGCAAAACAATAACAACAACGGTGGCAACACCGCAGGCGCAGCGTTCATGGGCGGTGTTGTTGGCGGCATCATAGGTGGAGCGATCGGCAGCAGGTACTGA
- a CDS encoding ETC complex I subunit has protein sequence MVARIYQPAKTATQSGKAKTQRWVLDFEPEVAKSVEPLMGYTSSSDMKQQVRMVFESQEDAVAYAKRQGIPYRVEKSQARVVRGAAYADNFKFDRVAPWTH, from the coding sequence ATGGTCGCGCGCATTTACCAGCCGGCAAAAACGGCAACGCAATCGGGTAAGGCCAAAACGCAGAGATGGGTTCTGGATTTCGAACCGGAGGTTGCCAAATCCGTCGAACCTTTGATGGGCTACACATCGTCTTCGGATATGAAGCAGCAAGTGCGCATGGTGTTCGAAAGCCAAGAAGACGCCGTGGCTTATGCAAAACGCCAGGGCATCCCATACCGTGTTGAGAAGTCGCAGGCGCGTGTGGTGCGCGGTGCCGCGTACGCTGACAATTTCAAGTTCGACCGCGTCGCGCCCTGGACGCACTAA
- a CDS encoding adenylate/guanylate cyclase domain-containing protein, translating to MTAGRPFSVHLLGRKRLTVVIAFLALAAGTILGLGAQNAIWEGWFVDRLFQAKSLLSSENKSERAPVAVVGLDQVSLNSDRLATVPRVFMSPVLATAGQAVLDAGAAGVGYDFVFAFSADSFADPNTGEERLRGFDRPFLRFLYQNRGKVFVSRTSTGVPHRAISAAAGTSGVRFAEVSPDTDGVVRRHTPELPLIDSPLLIDALLASAEASVSTSYTMIPEHRLASSIPYLSLIDLLALTETEAGREAIKAFSQDRVILFGSTMPNEDEHLYSDRFLPQLNAAIAETGKSGRPGVRHATAGVFVLADMVGAALSGRIALDPPTGTLVILALAFAIGGTVAGLLLPLPVLPVVAVAGISVAFGISLIGLQSGYLIAPGVAPVAVVTSMIVAAIGKVGVLQRRQRSLVNLFGHYLSEDVIKQMADSEELPALGGETRHVVVAFLDIVGFTKMSEKLPDHEVVRVVNTCFDMIGQVITEHGGYIDKYIGDAIMAVWNAPNTVENPEQAAVDASREIIALLDEIRKETGQSSLDLRIALNAGPVLVGDIGGEHRRSFTVMGTTVNTASRIESVAKDRKVRLAFSDPVASNLQDGYPVKSIWSGRLRGLSHDTHVFTVDDPAVFMEGETPSVPGGDASAPPVNLFKVSN from the coding sequence ATGACAGCGGGGCGTCCGTTTTCAGTCCATTTACTTGGCCGCAAACGGCTGACTGTAGTAATCGCGTTTCTGGCACTTGCAGCCGGAACGATCCTCGGTCTCGGCGCCCAAAACGCCATTTGGGAAGGCTGGTTTGTAGATCGGCTTTTTCAAGCCAAGTCTCTGTTGTCTTCAGAAAACAAAAGCGAAAGAGCACCGGTGGCCGTTGTCGGGCTTGATCAGGTGTCTCTGAATTCCGACCGGCTGGCGACAGTCCCTCGTGTTTTCATGAGCCCAGTATTGGCAACAGCAGGGCAGGCGGTTCTTGACGCTGGCGCGGCGGGCGTCGGCTATGATTTCGTTTTTGCATTTAGTGCTGACTCATTTGCTGACCCCAACACGGGCGAGGAGCGCTTGCGTGGTTTTGACCGGCCGTTCCTCAGGTTTCTCTATCAAAACCGCGGTAAGGTCTTTGTGTCCCGCACCAGTACAGGCGTGCCGCACCGTGCTATTTCCGCCGCTGCCGGCACGTCCGGGGTCCGCTTTGCCGAAGTTTCACCTGATACGGATGGCGTTGTCCGCCGGCATACGCCAGAGCTTCCGCTCATAGATTCTCCTTTATTGATTGATGCCTTGTTGGCGAGCGCGGAAGCCTCCGTTTCGACAAGCTACACGATGATCCCGGAGCATCGGCTTGCGTCATCGATACCCTACCTGTCCTTGATTGATTTGCTGGCGCTGACCGAAACAGAAGCAGGGCGCGAGGCCATCAAGGCGTTTTCTCAAGACCGGGTTATCCTGTTTGGCAGCACCATGCCAAATGAGGATGAGCATCTATATTCTGACCGGTTTTTACCGCAACTGAATGCTGCGATTGCTGAAACGGGTAAGAGTGGCCGTCCAGGAGTCCGGCATGCGACTGCCGGGGTTTTTGTTTTAGCCGATATGGTCGGGGCGGCTTTGTCGGGCCGCATTGCCCTGGATCCGCCGACTGGCACGTTAGTGATCCTGGCACTCGCCTTTGCAATTGGCGGGACGGTCGCTGGCCTGCTTTTGCCGCTCCCGGTTTTGCCAGTGGTGGCCGTTGCCGGAATTTCAGTTGCGTTCGGCATCAGTCTCATTGGATTGCAATCGGGCTATCTGATTGCGCCGGGTGTTGCGCCTGTGGCTGTGGTAACTTCCATGATTGTGGCCGCGATTGGTAAGGTTGGCGTTTTGCAGCGGCGGCAACGATCCCTGGTCAACCTGTTCGGTCACTATCTGTCCGAGGATGTGATCAAGCAAATGGCGGATTCCGAGGAACTTCCAGCCCTTGGAGGTGAAACGCGCCACGTGGTCGTGGCGTTTCTCGACATCGTCGGATTTACGAAGATGTCCGAAAAACTGCCCGATCACGAGGTGGTTCGGGTGGTCAACACGTGTTTTGATATGATCGGTCAGGTCATTACCGAGCATGGCGGTTACATCGATAAATACATTGGCGATGCCATCATGGCTGTCTGGAATGCGCCGAACACGGTCGAAAACCCTGAACAAGCGGCCGTCGATGCTTCTCGTGAGATCATAGCCCTGCTGGATGAGATCCGAAAAGAGACAGGCCAGAGCAGCCTCGATCTCCGCATTGCCTTGAATGCCGGTCCTGTGCTTGTCGGAGACATTGGCGGAGAACACCGGCGCTCCTTCACGGTTATGGGCACCACCGTCAACACGGCCAGCCGGATTGAAAGCGTTGCGAAAGACCGAAAGGTTCGGCTGGCGTTCAGCGACCCGGTCGCTAGCAATTTGCAAGATGGATATCCCGTCAAAAGCATCTGGAGCGGCAGATTGCGCGGCCTCAGCCATGACACTCATGTTTTCACGGTCGATGACCCTGCCGTGTTCATGGAGGGCGAAACACCGTCAGTACCGGGCGGCGATGCATCGGCACCACCGGTCAACTTGTTCAAAGTCTCAAATTAG
- a CDS encoding DUF192 domain-containing protein: MNAYHLPRSVALALCLSFAILLSAVSNGSFAGNSQTLPTEQLTVISGVNEHRFTVEVASTDTQRAKGLMFREEMAAEHGMLFIFDGEFERHFWMKNTPLPLDIIFISSDGKIVSIAADTTPYSEKVIPSGAPAKFVLELNAGIAAKLGIKPGDEVVAGSMGLNDA; the protein is encoded by the coding sequence ATGAACGCGTACCACTTGCCCCGATCCGTTGCCCTGGCATTGTGTTTGAGCTTTGCCATCCTTTTGAGCGCCGTGAGCAACGGCTCGTTTGCCGGGAACAGTCAAACGCTTCCGACCGAGCAGCTGACCGTCATTTCCGGCGTGAACGAACATCGGTTTACGGTGGAAGTGGCTTCCACGGATACGCAGCGGGCAAAAGGGCTGATGTTCCGGGAAGAAATGGCGGCAGAGCACGGCATGCTGTTCATATTTGATGGCGAATTCGAGCGCCATTTCTGGATGAAAAACACACCGCTGCCGCTCGATATCATTTTTATTTCCTCTGATGGGAAGATCGTCAGCATTGCCGCGGACACCACGCCTTATTCGGAAAAAGTCATCCCGTCCGGCGCGCCGGCAAAATTCGTTCTTGAGCTCAATGCAGGAATTGCCGCCAAGCTCGGCATCAAACCGGGAGACGAAGTTGTTGCCGGATCGATGGGACTGAACGACGCCTGA
- a CDS encoding SIR2 family NAD-dependent protein deacylase, whose product MKIITELAEAQEYVSSFAEMPTGSIVALTGAGISTDSGIPDFRSPGGIWSQRAPVQYQDFLAFEESRLEDWDRRFEMQAFFSAAEPNPAHLALSSLSEKGQLSTLITQNVDGLHQRSGVSADKLIELHGNSTYATCLECGREAALDNQKAAVEAGGSPRCTACGGLLKAAVISFGQTMPEKEMERAVDACQSCDIFLVLGSSLVVHPAAQLPVIAASSGADLVILNREETPIDSIAKAILRTPLAATFANFLMKPA is encoded by the coding sequence ATGAAGATCATCACCGAACTGGCCGAAGCGCAGGAATATGTGTCGTCTTTCGCCGAAATGCCCACTGGATCCATCGTCGCGTTGACGGGCGCGGGCATCTCAACTGATTCCGGGATCCCTGATTTCAGGTCACCCGGTGGTATTTGGTCTCAACGTGCTCCTGTTCAATATCAGGATTTTCTGGCTTTTGAAGAGAGCCGTCTTGAGGACTGGGACCGCCGGTTCGAAATGCAGGCTTTTTTTTCAGCCGCAGAACCGAACCCCGCGCATCTTGCGCTGAGCAGTCTCAGCGAAAAAGGACAGTTGTCCACTTTGATCACGCAAAATGTCGACGGATTGCATCAACGATCGGGTGTTTCAGCGGATAAACTGATCGAGCTGCATGGCAATTCCACCTATGCCACCTGCCTGGAGTGTGGCCGTGAGGCCGCCCTGGATAACCAGAAAGCCGCTGTCGAGGCTGGGGGCAGTCCGCGCTGCACGGCGTGTGGCGGACTTTTGAAAGCTGCGGTCATCAGTTTCGGTCAGACGATGCCGGAAAAGGAAATGGAACGGGCGGTGGACGCATGCCAGTCTTGTGATATTTTTCTTGTACTCGGGTCTTCCCTTGTGGTGCACCCCGCTGCGCAATTGCCCGTCATCGCAGCCAGCAGCGGTGCGGACCTGGTGATTCTCAACCGCGAAGAAACGCCGATCGATTCGATCGCTAAAGCCATCTTGCGAACGCCACTAGCGGCGACTTTCGCAAATTTTCTTATGAAACCGGCGTAA